One window from the genome of Cyclobacterium amurskyense encodes:
- a CDS encoding SIMPL domain-containing protein (The SIMPL domain is named for its presence in mouse protein SIMPL (signalling molecule that associates with mouse pelle-like kinase). Bacterial member BP26, from Brucella, was shown to assemble into a channel-like structure, while YggE from E. coli has been associated with resistance to oxidative stress.), translating to MARQRSFNPKYAIDILLHAEIALKSAREITELLNKEIQFYSQAPRYYFTQLADLKIELISKATEDAKLRAEMIAKNSGATLSNLISANMGIFQITGQNSGEDYSWGGTFNTSAKAKTASITMKLDYSIK from the coding sequence ATGGCCCGTCAAAGAAGTTTCAACCCGAAATATGCAATAGACATTCTATTACATGCTGAAATCGCTTTAAAATCAGCCAGAGAAATCACAGAGTTACTCAATAAGGAAATTCAATTTTATTCCCAGGCACCTCGCTATTACTTCACCCAATTGGCTGATTTGAAAATTGAATTGATATCTAAAGCTACCGAAGATGCAAAGCTAAGGGCCGAAATGATCGCTAAAAATTCAGGGGCAACGCTTAGTAATTTGATATCCGCCAATATGGGAATATTCCAGATTACAGGTCAAAATTCAGGAGAAGATTACTCTTGGGGAGGAACGTTTAATACCTCCGCTAAAGCCAAAACTGCTTCAATAACCATGAAGCTGGATTACAGCATCAAATAA
- a CDS encoding DUF5522 domain-containing protein, whose amino-acid sequence MPKENKLPPPQLLKEGLHYYFEDGLMVFTKAYHLLRGKCCGSGCRHCPYPSKDLKQ is encoded by the coding sequence ATGCCAAAAGAAAACAAGCTACCTCCACCCCAGCTACTCAAAGAAGGACTGCATTACTATTTTGAAGATGGCTTAATGGTCTTTACCAAAGCCTATCATTTACTCCGTGGAAAATGCTGCGGTAGCGGTTGTAGACATTGCCCTTACCCATCAAAAGATTTAAAACAATAA
- a CDS encoding oxygenase MpaB family protein, producing MYDKPFTKQIEDLDPKEDFEKICFLLTYHCFPWDMEKALEFALFRTFAVPSVSRLLVATGEFIKHTRKRYDDTELLLYEILENGIDSERGSAAIDRINNMHGRYKIPNRDYLYVLSTFVFEPIRWMDQWGWRPFTTGEKEAILNNYLKLGGRMHITDIPQTLADFEAFNLAYEREHFEFHASNAAVGNKTLDLLLGFYMPKWLFPVGKPVALCLMDAPLRKAMGYQKPPNWLIKTIKQSMILRGRLLRWLPERKKAMLGTLRKRKTYPQGYKVEELGTFR from the coding sequence ATGTATGACAAGCCTTTTACCAAACAAATAGAGGACCTGGATCCTAAGGAAGATTTTGAGAAAATTTGCTTTCTGCTTACTTATCATTGTTTCCCATGGGACATGGAGAAGGCTTTAGAATTTGCCTTGTTCAGGACATTTGCGGTTCCCTCAGTTTCTCGCTTGCTTGTTGCTACCGGCGAGTTTATCAAGCACACGCGTAAACGCTACGATGATACGGAGTTATTACTGTACGAAATTCTGGAAAACGGAATAGACAGTGAGCGAGGCAGTGCAGCTATTGACCGAATCAATAATATGCATGGCAGGTACAAAATTCCCAACAGAGATTACCTTTATGTGCTATCTACTTTTGTTTTCGAACCGATTCGTTGGATGGATCAATGGGGTTGGCGTCCTTTTACTACCGGGGAAAAAGAAGCCATTCTTAACAATTACCTGAAATTGGGAGGGAGGATGCACATTACCGATATTCCTCAAACACTTGCTGATTTTGAAGCATTTAATCTGGCTTATGAACGTGAGCACTTTGAATTTCATGCTTCCAATGCTGCTGTAGGCAATAAGACGCTTGACCTTTTATTGGGTTTTTATATGCCCAAATGGTTGTTTCCGGTAGGCAAACCTGTAGCACTTTGCTTGATGGATGCGCCTTTAAGGAAGGCGATGGGCTACCAAAAGCCGCCTAACTGGTTAATAAAAACAATAAAGCAATCCATGATTTTACGCGGCAGGTTATTGCGATGGTTGCCAGAAAGGAAAAAGGCAATGTTAGGAACGCTTCGCAAACGGAAAACCTATCCACAAGGATATAAAGTTGAGGAATTAGGGACTTTTAGATAA
- a CDS encoding ChaN family lipoprotein, with protein sequence MLLFIPSLFLFLLQQAALPPKDLHKQNYTIYETATGNLLSLDSLVERLNSADIIVFGEEHNDSLGHVLQYQLYKRLLESHESVTLSMEMFERDVQRAVNEYLAGLITESKLLHAGKAWNNYSAYAPMVNLAKDRNQQVVAANVPGRYANMVSRKGLGSLNQLDRKARHLYAKVKIPEKDDAYLAKFNAAMGEHAHSMGPTVFHAQLLRDATMAESILKAHRKNRNTKILHLTGRFHSDERLGTVSELKKRKRKLNLVTISCFANPKEDDQDWSTNEALADFIILTN encoded by the coding sequence ATGCTTCTATTCATCCCTAGTCTATTTTTATTCCTGTTACAACAAGCAGCACTCCCACCAAAGGACCTCCATAAGCAGAACTATACCATTTATGAAACTGCAACTGGAAACCTACTCTCTCTAGATTCACTGGTAGAAAGGCTAAACAGTGCAGACATTATTGTTTTTGGGGAAGAACATAATGACAGTCTTGGACATGTCCTCCAATATCAGTTGTACAAAAGGTTATTGGAAAGTCATGAATCCGTAACCTTAAGTATGGAGATGTTTGAAAGAGATGTGCAGAGGGCGGTGAATGAATACTTAGCAGGACTGATTACAGAAAGCAAACTTCTACATGCCGGAAAAGCCTGGAATAACTATTCAGCCTATGCGCCAATGGTAAATCTGGCAAAAGATCGTAATCAACAGGTAGTCGCAGCCAATGTTCCCGGAAGGTATGCCAACATGGTCAGCCGAAAAGGCCTTGGCTCCCTAAACCAACTCGACAGAAAAGCCCGTCATCTGTATGCTAAGGTGAAAATCCCTGAAAAGGACGATGCCTACCTCGCGAAATTCAATGCAGCAATGGGCGAACATGCCCATAGCATGGGGCCTACAGTTTTTCATGCCCAACTCCTAAGAGATGCCACCATGGCAGAAAGCATACTGAAGGCACACCGAAAAAACCGAAACACGAAAATCCTTCACCTTACGGGCAGGTTCCACAGCGATGAGCGTCTCGGGACTGTCTCGGAATTGAAAAAGAGAAAACGAAAATTAAATCTCGTAACCATTTCCTGCTTTGCTAATCCAAAGGAAGATGACCAAGATTGGAGTACCAACGAAGCACTAGCTGATTTTATCATCCTAACAAATTAA
- a CDS encoding helix-turn-helix domain-containing protein, whose amino-acid sequence MEQPELGKKILELRKANGLTQEELVARCNINVRTIQRIEAGEVTPRGHTIRSIFAALDIDIEQWQKKTTVPKGSKKAAQWIFLAFLSGLLYFLLAFWEGFMDYQLTISKDADISPWEYTLVKLGILLFYSCFMLGFYQLGRLWENNWILPASLLGVAGIVICIAADLYLFYLDDTYAMAVMTGKSIVFGSIYLVFGYGLVKYQKEFGNMALVAGIVAILTGLAFISVVLALLGLILLAVSEALALVVLYRAFDKVRNQKF is encoded by the coding sequence ATGGAACAACCAGAATTAGGAAAGAAAATACTTGAGCTTAGAAAAGCCAACGGTCTTACCCAAGAAGAACTGGTCGCCCGTTGTAATATCAATGTGCGAACAATCCAACGGATAGAGGCAGGAGAAGTCACCCCCAGAGGACATACAATTCGCTCTATTTTTGCAGCACTCGATATAGACATTGAGCAATGGCAGAAAAAAACTACTGTCCCAAAAGGCAGTAAAAAAGCTGCTCAATGGATTTTTTTGGCGTTCCTTAGTGGATTGCTGTATTTTCTATTGGCCTTTTGGGAAGGTTTTATGGACTATCAACTGACCATTTCTAAGGATGCTGATATCTCTCCATGGGAATATACACTGGTCAAACTAGGCATACTATTGTTCTATTCTTGTTTTATGCTTGGATTTTATCAGTTAGGACGACTCTGGGAAAATAACTGGATATTACCTGCTTCCTTACTAGGTGTCGCTGGAATTGTAATTTGTATTGCCGCAGATCTCTACTTGTTTTATTTGGACGACACCTATGCCATGGCTGTGATGACCGGTAAATCCATCGTTTTTGGAAGTATTTACTTAGTATTTGGTTATGGGCTTGTCAAGTATCAAAAGGAATTTGGCAACATGGCTTTGGTAGCAGGAATTGTAGCCATACTGACCGGATTGGCTTTCATATCTGTTGTTTTGGCCTTGCTGGGTTTGATCTTGCTAGCTGTAAGTGAGGCGCTGGCGCTAGTTGTTTTATACCGTGCTTTTGATAAAGTCCGCAATCAAAAATTCTAA
- a CDS encoding glycerophosphodiester phosphodiesterase family protein yields the protein MYLNTKRILAPFLLFFLFIQLGLAQVDEIKDKFLNSYDLMVIAHRAANQNFPENSIIAIEEAIRMGVDIIELDIRVTADGVVVLMHDQTVDRTTTGTGDVDTLTYSYLQSLQLLHKGKPTNEKIPTLEEALKVTKGRIMVDMDMKTDKVDEVLEVVKAMDVVDELLFFDSDWDVLAAFQESLPDAFIMPRTYKAKEIKKAVKRFNPRAVHIDPSFYTPKTVAIAKKYGVRLWINALGKIDRNMLANPDEEWAREWLNKGATMVQTDVPSFWTKLK from the coding sequence ATGTACCTGAATACAAAAAGGATTTTAGCGCCATTTTTATTGTTTTTCTTATTCATCCAATTGGGACTGGCCCAAGTCGATGAAATTAAAGACAAGTTTCTTAATTCATATGATTTGATGGTGATTGCACATAGGGCTGCCAATCAAAATTTCCCGGAAAATAGTATTATCGCTATCGAAGAAGCCATCCGCATGGGAGTGGATATTATAGAACTTGATATCAGAGTGACTGCAGATGGGGTAGTGGTGTTGATGCATGATCAGACTGTAGATAGAACCACTACTGGTACTGGAGATGTTGATACATTGACTTACAGTTATTTGCAGTCTTTGCAGTTGTTGCATAAAGGTAAGCCTACCAATGAAAAAATCCCTACCTTGGAAGAAGCTTTAAAGGTGACAAAAGGCCGTATCATGGTGGACATGGATATGAAAACAGATAAGGTGGATGAGGTTCTTGAGGTGGTCAAAGCCATGGATGTTGTGGATGAATTGTTGTTTTTTGATTCTGACTGGGATGTATTGGCAGCTTTTCAAGAGAGTCTTCCAGATGCTTTCATAATGCCTAGAACGTATAAAGCAAAAGAGATAAAAAAAGCTGTAAAGAGATTTAATCCTCGGGCAGTGCATATAGACCCAAGTTTCTATACTCCTAAAACAGTGGCAATTGCCAAGAAATATGGGGTGAGACTTTGGATAAATGCACTAGGAAAGATAGATAGAAATATGCTAGCCAATCCCGATGAAGAATGGGCAAGAGAATGGCTCAATAAAGGGGCAACCATGGTGCAAACTGATGTACCTAGCTTTTGGACAAAACTAAAGTAA